The genomic region CGTATACCACGTTTGAGTATTCAGATATAGCATTCAGCAATAACAATTTTAAAGATGAGATCAAAGTTTCAGTAAAAGTTACCAATACGGGAAATGTTGCTGGGAAAGAAGTAGTTCAGGTATATGTTTCTGCGCCTTCAAAAATGCTTGATAAACCTTTAGAAGAATTACGAGCTTTTGGAAAAACTAAATTGCTCCAACCCGGAAAATCTCAGAAGTTAACATTCACTTTAAAGGCAAAAGATTTAGCTTCTTTTGTAGATGCTAAAAGTGCCTGGATTGCTGAAAAAGGAACCTATACCGTAAAAATTGGTGCCTCTTCTTTAGACATTAAAACTGCTAAAAATTTCAATTTAGCTAACGACATCACCGTAGAGAAAGTAAATAACACTTTTGATCTTGATGTAGATATGGAAACTCTGAAGAATTAAGATAAGTTATTCATTTAAATAAAATTATTTATGAAACTCATAAAAAATGTTTTTTATGTAATTGCAATTTTTCTAGCGGTTGCTTCTTGTAAAGAGAACAAAGAAGAAAGTCAGCAGGAAATTCAACAAAAAGAAACAAAGAAAAGACCAAATATTGTCTTCATTATTAGTGATGATCACGCTTATCAGGCCATTAGTGCATATGGCGGAAGATTGGCAGAAGTAGCACCCACACCTAATATAGATAGAATAGCTGATGATGGGATGTTGTTTAATCACGCCTTGGTCACAAATTCCATTTGCGGACCTTCAAGAGCCACTATAATGACTGGAAAATACGGTCACGAAAATGGGTTTGTGGATAATACGATAGGTAGTAAATTTGACTTTACTCAACAAACTTTTGGAGAGTTGTTGCAGGAAGCTGGCTATAAAACTGGGGTTTTAGGTAAACTACATTTAGGGCAAACCCCAACCAAAGGTTTTGATTATATCGATATTTTACCTGGGCAAGGTTCTTACTATAATCCCCTTTTTGTAAATAAAGAAGGGCAATACCAATTAGAAGGCTATGCTACAGATATTATCACCGAAAAAGCTATTAGCTGGATAGATTCCGTAAAATCGGATGACCAACCTTTTATGCTGTTCTTGGGGCATAAATCTCCGCACAGACCTTGGCAACCTGGTCCAGAAGAATTGGGGATGTACGAAGGTGTAGAAATTCCTGAGCCTGAGACCTTGTTTGATGATTACTCAGGCAATAGAAAAGTAGCATCTTTAAATTATATGTCTATCGCTGATGCGATGAAAATGGGGCAGGATATTAAAATAACCGATAAGCCACAAACTGGTTTTAACGAAGCTCAGCAAAAAATGTGGGATTCAATATATGGTCCTATTAACGAAGAGTTTAAGAAAGCAAACCTTAAAGGAGATGAGCTCACCCGATATAAATATCAGCGTTATATGCGAGATTACTTAGCATCTGTAGCCGGCGTAGATAAAGGTGTTGGTCAGGTTTTAGATTACTTAAAAGAAGCTGGTTTAGATGAAAATACGATTGTGATTTACACTTCAGATCAAGGATTCTATCTAGGAGAACACGGCTGGTTTGATAAACGATGGATGTATAAAGAATCATTAAGAACTCCATTATTGGTTAAATGGCCTGGAGTAATAAAAGCAGGTGTAGAAAATAACGATCTGGTTTCGAATCTTGATTTTGCCGAAACTTTTCTGGATTTAGCAGAAGCCAATATTCCTGATGATATGCAAGGAAGAAGTTTAGTACCTGTTTTAGAAGGGAATACTCCTGAAGACTGGAGAGAAGCACATTATTATCACTATTACGAGCATCCTTCTGAACACGATGTAAGACGTCATTATGGAATTACTACAGATAAGTACAAATTAATTCATTTTTATTATGATATGGATGTTTGGGAATTGTATGATCTGGAGAAAGATCCTAGTGAGATGAATAACGTTTATGGTGATTCGGAATATGCAGAAGTTCAAAAAGAACTTCATAAAAAGCTCGAAGAATTACGCGTAAAGTATAAAGACAACGATAGCTTAAACCAAAAGTTTATCGAAGAATATAAAGAAAAGGTGAAAAAAAATCCTCTAATTGAATATTGGAAATTATCCCCTGAAGAAAGACAGAGATTATTTCAGCGATATTCAAAAAATAAGAAATAAATATTCCTTAAATTATAAAAAGTAAAATTACAGGTTTTTGCTTATATCTTTTTAAATAAAGGTAGACTAAGCTATATGAAGTAATACTTTAATTCCTCTGGGGTACCTTCAGGGGAATTATAGTTTATACCACGGATATTGAGATCTGAAATTTTATAAAAAATTTCAGCATACTAAAGATGAAATATTCAAAATGTGTTTGTCAATACTATTGGGCAGATAATTTCACTATGGGATAGGAGAGAAGACAGGGAGCAAAAGGCGTGATTATTTTTTAGTTTTCGAAAAACAAAAACTTATTCTGATGTATTCCTGGATTTAAAAAATTTCCTCCAGATCTTTTTAATTATTTGTGTAAATCCATTCAGGTCTACAACTATCGTTCCTATGATAAATAGAATAAATAATAGAAACGTGAGGATATAAAAGTCGGCAGCTTGCAACTCATGCATGATTAATAACTATTTTTTGTCCATACTAAAGTATAAGTTCTAAATTATAAATTATCGCTTTAAGCTTATTAAAAAGTAATTAAATTATTAAGGTATTAGAGTTTATTTTTTTGAAAGGTATTAAAAACTATAGTAGTCATACAGGTACTGGAATAACCTGTCATAAGTTATGCCATATTGCAGACTATAGTGCTTATTATAATAGTTTAATCTAAAATATGGAGAAAATTATTCTCCATATTTTAGATTAATTTAAAGAGGTGAAAAAGCAATTACTCTTTAATATCTAATTTGCTTATCGCAGTAATGGTTCCTCCTTTAACCTCTATGCCCCTGGTCGCCATAGCAGTGGTAGCATCTATCTGATAAATATAACTTCCTGCTTCCGTAGTAACCCCAATATGAACGATATCATCTTCCACATAGTTATTTTGGCTGGTAATATTTGTAATATCAGATTCAGCTGGCATTCCTTCCACCCAGATAAGATTTTTATCATAGACGTTAACAATGGCCAATCGTTTTCCTGTTGTATATGCTCCTTTAGTGGCAACAGGGCTCATATTCAATACAAACACTCCATTTCCTACATAGGTCTGTTCAGTCATATAATATCCATTAGAAGCTTCTTCCAGATTAAAGAAATAAGATTGGTCAAATACTTCTTCTCCAGCCTTAATTCTTGTAATAGCAGATGGCTTTGTTGAACTTGCTTCTCCGTTAGTGGTGGCTACCGCAGATGAAAAAGCATAGATGTCACCATTTTCAACAACTCCTAAGCCACTTGTAAAATAACGGCCAATAAAGCTGGTTCTATCATCTTCAATAACAGTTTGCAATTCCATTTCAGGGTAGGAATATACTGCAATCCATGCCTCATCCGGATGATCCGTACCGAACATATCATTACAACAAGCTTTTACACTCATAAATGGCGCATATACCTGGTCACCAACCTGGGTCATCCAGGTAAAAAAGGCCAATTCATCGTTATCGATAATATTTTGCGTATTTATTTGTCCTTCACCCACCAGCTGTGAAGTTTCCGTATCCAGACGGTACCAACTGGCGAATGGATTAGTACTATTTCTTGAAATTTTGGTCATAAGGATTTCATCATCCATATTGGTAAAGGACTGCACCGTCTCTGCCTGGAAATCGGAAATCATATCAAGTTTCCCCATAGCGTTTAACTGGTAGGTGGTTACCGCCCCAGGATTTCCTTGCCCGTATAATAAGCTAAAGAACTTATTATTATTTCTAATATAATATCGATAGGTTCCGTCTTGTTCAACTCCATTACCTACTAAGCTGATTTCTCCAGAGTTCAGACTTTCTAAGGCC from Zunongwangia profunda SM-A87 harbors:
- a CDS encoding sulfatase family protein; this translates as MKLIKNVFYVIAIFLAVASCKENKEESQQEIQQKETKKRPNIVFIISDDHAYQAISAYGGRLAEVAPTPNIDRIADDGMLFNHALVTNSICGPSRATIMTGKYGHENGFVDNTIGSKFDFTQQTFGELLQEAGYKTGVLGKLHLGQTPTKGFDYIDILPGQGSYYNPLFVNKEGQYQLEGYATDIITEKAISWIDSVKSDDQPFMLFLGHKSPHRPWQPGPEELGMYEGVEIPEPETLFDDYSGNRKVASLNYMSIADAMKMGQDIKITDKPQTGFNEAQQKMWDSIYGPINEEFKKANLKGDELTRYKYQRYMRDYLASVAGVDKGVGQVLDYLKEAGLDENTIVIYTSDQGFYLGEHGWFDKRWMYKESLRTPLLVKWPGVIKAGVENNDLVSNLDFAETFLDLAEANIPDDMQGRSLVPVLEGNTPEDWREAHYYHYYEHPSEHDVRRHYGITTDKYKLIHFYYDMDVWELYDLEKDPSEMNNVYGDSEYAEVQKELHKKLEELRVKYKDNDSLNQKFIEEYKEKVKKNPLIEYWKLSPEERQRLFQRYSKNKK
- a CDS encoding DUF4374 domain-containing protein; protein product: MRQVKSYFLIFLFSTAIFSCSDDDTPINTDKDSEENPDQGAGENPEDPSQIESRYVVAATPNALEGVADYLLALESLNSGEISLVGNGVEQDGTYRYYIRNNNKFFSLLYGQGNPGAVTTYQLNAMGKLDMISDFQAETVQSFTNMDDEILMTKISRNSTNPFASWYRLDTETSQLVGEGQINTQNIIDNDELAFFTWMTQVGDQVYAPFMSVKACCNDMFGTDHPDEAWIAVYSYPEMELQTVIEDDRTSFIGRYFTSGLGVVENGDIYAFSSAVATTNGEASSTKPSAITRIKAGEEVFDQSYFFNLEEASNGYYMTEQTYVGNGVFVLNMSPVATKGAYTTGKRLAIVNVYDKNLIWVEGMPAESDITNITSQNNYVEDDIVHIGVTTEAGSYIYQIDATTAMATRGIEVKGGTITAISKLDIKE